A portion of the Psilocybe cubensis strain MGC-MH-2018 chromosome 10, whole genome shotgun sequence genome contains these proteins:
- a CDS encoding putative transporter (putative transporter C1683.12) translates to MTTNPNTEPKPSSPASSSVHKSDLEKDSFNEVDHAKIRSAVRKLDWTILPMMTMFYLLSFLDRANIGNARVAGLQKGLKMTDRQYQICVTVTYVPYIMAEVPANLLLRKIGPNIAMPVILTLWGIIVIFQGFVSSFHDLIVARFFLGLVEGPMFPGIVLYLSGFYTRAELSYRAFSGLLAAAIDNMQGLGGKPAWAWIFILEGIFSVLMGVLGFFMVPATPRESRFLSDNQKDLVMRRLEKDRPFVNPLDEFRIRHVLSSLKSPHVILMFITFFMGGTNLFGLALFAPSIINQLGFSPNHSQLLSVGPFACAFVVTLVVAYTSDRLKSRAIPLCSVCLIGIAGYAMYLGTTNKHAAYGAIYLMASGIYGTVPVIAAWISNNSEPYYTRATSIAVGFMATSMGGILSTWRYPTSEGPRFHKTTVMNLIFMIMTIVLAIANASILAYKNKNKERTRKEVLAPYATESEPDGGVRAWVDLGDRHPDFRYTL, encoded by the exons ATGACCACCAACCCGAATACCGAGCCTAAACCGAGCAGCCCCGCCTCGTCCTCTGTTCACAAATCCGACTTGGAGAAGGACAGCTTCAATGAGGTCGATCATGCAAAGATCCGAAGCGCAGTGAGGAAATTGGATTGGACTATCCTTCCTATGATGACCATGTTCTACCTACTGTCATTCCTG GATCGTGCTAATATCG GAAATGCAAGAGTTGCGGGTCTTCAAAAAGGTCTCAAAATGACTGACCGACAATACCAAATTTGCGTAACGGTCACTTACGT GCCCTACATTATGGCCGAAGTACCAGCTAACCTTCTATTGCGCAAAATCGGACCCAACATTGCGATGCCAGTTATTCTAACTCTTTGGGGCATCATCGTTATTTTCCAAGGCTTCGTATCGTCATTCCACGATCTCATCGTTGCACGATTCTTTTTGGGGCTTGTGGAAGGACCGATGTTCCCTGGCATTGTGCTTTACCTTTCTGGATTCTATACCCGTGCCGAACTATCGTATCG TGCATTCTCTGGGCTTCTTGCAGCCGCCATCGACAACATGCAAGGCCTTGGAGGAAAGCCTGCATGGGCATGGATTTTTATCCTG GAAGGTATCTTTAGCGTGCTAATGGGTGTTCTTGGATTCTTTATGGTTCCAGCGACACCCAGAGAGTCGCGATTCCTGTCTGATAATCAAAAAGA CCTTGTCATGCGCCGCTTGGAGAAAGATAGACCGTTTGTCAACCCACTCGACGAATTCCGCATCAGACATGTTTTGAGCTCGTTGAAGTCTCCTCATGTCATTCTGATGTTCATCACTTTCTTTATGGGTGGAACGAACCTCTTCGGTCTTGCACTCTTCGCGCCGTCCATCATCAACCAGTTGGGCTTCAGCCCGAACCACTCTCAGCTTCTGAGTGTTGGTCCTTTTGCTTGTGCTTTTGTTG TGACGCTCGTTGTCGCGTATACGTCTGATCGCCTGAAGAGTCGAGCTATTCCATTATGCTCGGTTTGTCTTATTGGAATTGCTGGTTACGCTATGTACCTAG GAACCACCAACAAGCATGCTGCATATGGAGCCATATATCTCATGGCTAGTGGGATATACGGAACTGTACCTGTCATCGCTGCCTGGATATCCAACAACTCAGAACCATACTATACAAGGGCGACCAGTATCGCCGTTGGCTTCATGGCCACCAGCATG GGAGGAATTCTGAGTACCTGGAGATACCCAACCAGCGAAGGCCCTCGATTCCATAAAACAACTGTAATGAACCTTATTTT CATGATAATGACGATTGTCTTGGCTATCGCGAATGCGTCTATTCTGGCGTacaagaacaaaaacaaggaGCGTACTAGGAAGGAGGTCCTGGCTCCTTATGCCACAGAAAGTGAACCTGATGGTGGTGTCCGCGCGTGGGTAGACCTCGGCGACCGTCATCCCGACTTCCGCTATACACTATGA